From Leguminivora glycinivorella isolate SPB_JAAS2020 chromosome 24, LegGlyc_1.1, whole genome shotgun sequence, a single genomic window includes:
- the LOC125238872 gene encoding uncharacterized protein LOC125238872 has translation MALSTISRLVLLVAVAYSEAADLKLSRTIRQAPGSIFTVGNGEQCLGSDRTTGGVCLSRNQCNTQGGKAIGFCGVFATCCSLNACDVRTNTKVAVFINPPLNRESSGLECSYNVEINNNNVCQMRIDFETFNLAPPTTVDPVENVTQRPGYTCRNDIFQVTNLQANSDFLPPLCGDNNGQHLYVRVNASTNSRSIRINFKIADRSSQPNLPQATWKIKVTQLECFNTLGKYRDGILNAITSSLPSSPLSSSADRDEYLIAPPGCLQYYPDRSGSFESLNYNRGAGPYIANLAYATCFKRTSDVCGIKLTAASFDMAYRQEDNLYLDTDCQINPFTQGLAQSEDYLFIPEAETADGLRGAKFCGQSASNQIIASTPPGPLYVHFHSDNLVTDDINEFGYRFNYNVLNNCVLK, from the exons ATGGCGCTGTCTACAATAAGCAGATTAGTTCTGCTCGTCGCCGTGGCGTACAGTGAGGCGGCCGACTTAAAGTTATCACGAA CAATCAGACAAGCCCCCGGAAGCATATTCACCGTCGGCAATGGGGAGCAGTGTCTCGGCTCAGACAGAACTACTGGCGGCGTCTGCTTGTCTAGGAACCAATGTAACACGCAAGGAGGGAAGGCTATTGGATTCTGTGGAGTGTTCGCTACGTGTTGTTCCC TGAACGCATGTGATGTCCGCACCAACACAAAAGTGGCCGTCTTCATCAACCCCCCACTAAACCGCGAGTCATCAGGCCTGGAGTGTTCATACAATGTTGAGATTAACAACAACAACGTCTGTCAGATGAGGATCGACTTCGAGACGTTCAACCTGGCGCCGCCAACTACG gttgaTCCAGTTGAAAACGTGACCCAAAGGCCGGGCTATACGTGCAGAAACGATATCTTCCAAGTGACCAACTTGCAGGCCAACTCCGACTTCCTCCCGCCTCTGTGTGGTGACAACAATGGACAACATT TATACGTCAGGGTAAACGCGTCCACCAACAGCCGCTCCATCCGCATCAACTTCAAAATCGCTGACCGCAGCTCTCAGCCCAACTTGCCCCAGGCCACTTGGAAAATCAAGGTCACTCAGCTGGAGTGCTTCAATACTTTGGG CAAATACCGCGATGGCATCCTGAACGCGATCACATCGTCTCTCCCGTCTTCACCGCTATCCAGCTCCGCTGATAGAGACGAGTACCTTATTG CGCCCCCCGGTTGCCTGCAATACTACCCAGACCGTTCGGGCTCCTTTGAATCGCTCAACTACAACAGAGGCGCCGGTCCATACATCGCCAACCTTGCCTACGCGACGTGCTTTAAGCGGACCTCTGACGTTTGTGGCATCAA aCTAACAGCCGCAAGCTTCGACATGGCATACCGGCAAGAAGACAACCTATACCTGGACACCGACTGTCAAATCAACCCCTTCACGCAAGGGTTAGCGCAGTCTGAGGACTACCTGTTCATCCCTGAAGCTGAGACAGCCGACGGGTTGAGAGGGGCAAAGTTCTGCGGACAGAGTGCCAGCAACCAGATTATTGCTT CTACCCCTCCAGGCCCTCTCTACGTTCACTTCCATAGCGACAACCTGGTGACAGACGATATCAACGAATTCGGCTACAGATTCAACTATAACGTCCTCAACAATTGCGTGCTCAAGTGA
- the LOC125238721 gene encoding kunitz-type serine protease inhibitor conotoxin Cal9.1d-like — protein sequence MQKFLVQLFLFALFAKMSLAADDACSLPIVTGPCRAHVPSYGYNTTSNECERFVYGGCEGNDNRYASLKDCEQACKSE from the exons ATGCAGAAGTTCTTAGTACAGTTGTTCCTTTTTGCTCTATTTGCTAAAATGAGCTTAGCAGCAG ATGATGCCTGTTCCCTGCCCATAGTGACTGGACCGTGTCGAGCCCATGTGCCCAG TTACGGATACAACACAACATCAAATGAATGCGAACGATTCGTCTACGGAGGTTGCGAAGGAAACGACAACAGATATGCCTCTTTAAAGGATTGCGAACAAGCGTGCAAGAGCGAATGA